One Alicyclobacillus acidoterrestris DNA window includes the following coding sequences:
- a CDS encoding RNA polymerase sigma factor, with product MGSHVHIDLYKNEITYDTVYPETSRGVGRLLKDLYAMRHGEMFNGDIDAVVMRLDLEEALHSTCMTPRQRQAIAFYYMAELNDEECARLSRISQQSFHERRQRALLHIAQYISNSDGSVKPQTIWNSDHVRNFGDEIEKWNQRVINNDDRWWEIDNSALSALAKYFPSVCGIERTDYDEESTYEYRLSDTSDTDWEVLMEKPEQCVLHSTRRRKRSAEYSGEDGGKRRRFYVHMPNDNNINKDKWHWTYNEVNPIIIIDEKTCKIDD from the coding sequence ATGGGAAGTCACGTACATATCGATTTGTATAAGAACGAAATTACATACGACACAGTTTACCCTGAAACCAGTCGCGGCGTAGGCCGATTGCTGAAAGACCTATACGCGATGCGACACGGTGAAATGTTCAATGGGGATATCGATGCCGTAGTCATGCGATTAGACCTGGAAGAAGCACTCCATAGCACGTGTATGACTCCGCGCCAAAGACAGGCAATCGCATTTTATTATATGGCCGAATTGAACGACGAGGAATGCGCACGTTTATCTCGAATCAGCCAGCAGAGTTTTCACGAACGTAGACAACGAGCATTATTGCATATCGCACAGTACATATCCAATTCGGACGGTAGTGTTAAGCCACAGACGATATGGAATTCAGACCATGTGCGTAACTTTGGTGATGAGATCGAAAAATGGAATCAGCGCGTAATCAACAACGACGACAGGTGGTGGGAAATCGACAATAGCGCGCTGTCTGCGTTGGCGAAATATTTTCCTAGTGTATGTGGTATCGAACGCACCGACTACGACGAAGAATCAACATATGAGTATAGGTTAAGCGACACGTCAGATACAGACTGGGAGGTGTTAATGGAGAAACCCGAACAATGTGTTTTGCACTCAACACGTAGGCGAAAACGTTCGGCGGAATATTCGGGTGAAGATGGCGGGAAACGTAGACGGTTCTATGTACATATGCCGAACGATAACAATATCAACAAGGATAAGTGGCATTGGACATATAACGAAGTAAATCCAATTATAATTATAGACGAAAAAACCTGTAAAATCGACGATTAG
- a CDS encoding DUF433 domain-containing protein: protein MLNLTGADRVKYLQGYLEQLIKLSEQGNKVYREINTTMEAIQHELGLEETRKVNIDYHLSKHPLIDRGLDGQPRIIGTSLTVREILNDLANGRTVDWICDEYGVDTNEVRGAIIFAAYVVSDSVY, encoded by the coding sequence ATGTTGAATTTAACAGGCGCTGATCGAGTTAAGTATTTACAGGGGTATCTTGAACAATTAATCAAATTAAGTGAACAGGGAAACAAAGTATATCGTGAGATTAATACTACGATGGAAGCTATACAACACGAATTAGGATTAGAAGAAACACGAAAAGTTAATATTGACTATCATTTATCCAAGCACCCTCTAATTGATCGTGGACTAGATGGGCAGCCAAGGATAATTGGAACATCATTAACTGTTCGAGAAATATTAAATGACCTAGCAAATGGAAGAACAGTTGATTGGATATGTGATGAATATGGAGTAGATACAAACGAAGTAAGAGGCGCAATTATATTCGCTGCTTATGTGGTTTCAGATTCAGTATACTAA
- a CDS encoding phage portal family protein encodes MDQSEFVGEFSPNEPINPSPIEGTPRQWQYRPGVNLNPPQAEQAVSHEYLRKIATEYDLMARCLSRRKEELRSLKWSIQVRERKNKKQMYELQEKNAKAIRDIEEFFRHPEGYMSKVNGKWVRMPKTDYKSWLNAIVDDIFIVDAVALWARRKRNNELLSMERIAAETIKVLLANDGRLPEPPYPAYQQWVWGMPREQFTIEELIYRVYNPTNTSPYGVSIVQQVLAHIRLAMNNEKYIESYFKEGSIPEVLFSVPAEWDMQKVEQFAQYMNTRLKGNANALREFNPIPAGTAPVQVRPFSWDSTFVNWVASMTCCLLGVQPHEMGIVPQTSGLGGKSFGEIASDVHDKQTLFMCEFIQDLFSDIIKYHFGNDDLCFVFNDLLEREERERAEINQILINSGQKSIDQILIENGEEPEGINRILVVGDRVYFLPDLVAGSVKGSVAVNLGAIGGVPLPDDTFTHDVPLTQDAPNPDVETPNPNQTKDPSAKLDTSHTEAPEENKSKPAQPPRARAGTPNGPTINTVKKTLVADTTKKANDEKRETHEFELIFVAAFLRLMRQRNWSPSMITADMVKSAFTLDSSQIHQLSQALYTLKQDTFLESYNTMARDEDEQLITSLPPSVSMELRQDANRTAQEIVNTYHDELTAQHAKLVAAGVLGKQLYNSLKQWLSDRNSWKGQSIAMTEVSRPWNLGVFAFDRAMNRTDARQYIVSPGSGKCTTCQTMIANGPYTYSEAMSLPIPAHPNCIHFITSESI; translated from the coding sequence TTGGATCAATCTGAGTTCGTTGGTGAATTTTCGCCAAACGAGCCAATCAATCCATCGCCAATCGAAGGGACTCCTCGACAGTGGCAATATCGCCCTGGCGTCAATTTAAATCCTCCTCAAGCCGAACAAGCGGTATCGCACGAGTATCTCCGCAAAATAGCGACCGAATATGACTTGATGGCTAGGTGCCTATCTCGCCGCAAGGAAGAATTGCGGTCGTTGAAATGGTCTATTCAAGTCCGTGAACGTAAGAACAAGAAACAGATGTATGAGTTGCAGGAGAAAAACGCTAAAGCGATCCGCGATATTGAGGAGTTTTTCAGACATCCAGAGGGCTACATGTCCAAGGTAAATGGAAAATGGGTACGGATGCCGAAGACGGATTACAAGTCGTGGCTGAATGCAATAGTGGATGATATTTTTATTGTTGATGCCGTGGCGCTGTGGGCGCGACGCAAGCGTAATAATGAACTCCTGTCGATGGAACGTATCGCCGCAGAAACCATAAAAGTGTTGTTGGCGAATGATGGACGTTTGCCTGAGCCTCCCTACCCTGCTTATCAACAGTGGGTATGGGGAATGCCACGCGAACAATTCACCATCGAGGAATTGATATATCGCGTATATAATCCGACAAATACATCTCCATATGGCGTTTCAATTGTCCAACAGGTATTGGCTCACATCCGTTTGGCGATGAACAACGAGAAATACATCGAGTCCTATTTCAAGGAAGGTTCGATACCGGAAGTATTGTTCAGTGTTCCCGCCGAATGGGATATGCAGAAGGTTGAACAATTCGCGCAATACATGAACACTCGTTTAAAAGGGAATGCCAATGCGCTGCGTGAGTTTAACCCGATCCCTGCTGGTACTGCACCAGTACAAGTTAGACCATTTTCGTGGGACAGTACATTTGTGAACTGGGTAGCTAGTATGACGTGCTGCTTACTTGGCGTACAACCTCACGAAATGGGCATTGTACCGCAAACGAGTGGACTTGGTGGTAAAAGTTTTGGCGAGATTGCTAGTGACGTGCATGATAAACAAACATTGTTTATGTGCGAATTCATTCAGGATTTATTTAGCGATATTATCAAATATCATTTCGGCAACGATGACTTGTGTTTCGTGTTCAATGACTTGCTCGAACGTGAGGAACGTGAACGCGCTGAGATTAACCAAATCCTTATAAACAGTGGGCAAAAATCCATCGACCAGATATTGATTGAGAACGGCGAGGAACCAGAAGGAATCAATCGAATTTTGGTTGTTGGTGATCGAGTTTACTTCTTACCTGACCTTGTTGCTGGTTCCGTTAAGGGTAGCGTGGCTGTCAATTTGGGTGCAATTGGTGGCGTGCCATTACCTGATGATACATTTACTCATGATGTACCGTTGACGCAAGATGCGCCAAATCCTGATGTAGAAACGCCGAATCCGAATCAGACCAAAGACCCATCTGCCAAATTAGACACGTCGCATACGGAGGCGCCGGAAGAGAATAAATCGAAGCCCGCCCAACCACCTCGTGCGCGTGCAGGGACTCCTAATGGACCAACAATTAATACGGTTAAGAAAACATTGGTAGCCGATACGACCAAGAAGGCAAATGACGAGAAACGCGAAACGCACGAGTTCGAATTGATATTCGTAGCCGCGTTTTTACGATTAATGCGACAACGTAATTGGTCGCCGAGCATGATTACCGCTGATATGGTGAAATCGGCATTTACGTTGGATTCATCGCAAATACATCAACTTTCCCAGGCGCTTTATACGTTGAAGCAAGACACATTTCTTGAATCGTATAATACAATGGCGCGTGACGAGGACGAACAGTTAATCACTTCCCTCCCACCTTCCGTATCTATGGAATTGCGACAAGATGCCAACCGTACAGCGCAGGAAATCGTGAATACGTATCACGACGAACTTACTGCACAGCACGCCAAATTGGTGGCTGCCGGAGTGCTTGGTAAGCAATTGTACAATTCGCTAAAACAATGGCTGAGTGACCGTAATAGTTGGAAAGGTCAAAGCATCGCAATGACAGAAGTTTCGCGCCCGTGGAATCTTGGCGTATTTGCATTTGATAGAGCGATGAATCGAACAGATGCGCGTCAATACATTGTTTCACCTGGTAGCGGCAAATGCACAACATGTCAAACTATGATTGCAAATGGTCCATATACCTACAGCGAGGCTATGAGTCTCCCCATACCTGCACACCCAAATTGTATCCATTTCATAACATCGGAATCCATATAA
- a CDS encoding phBC6A51 family helix-turn-helix protein, with amino-acid sequence MPKQFNLTAKQRRVAEMIALGDPDDGFRPLTKVEVCEKTGCPRSTLYEWLSNNDDFVEYINHVADKGMESRVGEYYRQLDLLIFNNPNGKGPSVKALELALKALGKLKDNVKLDATVDEHKSISDMSNEELDELKRMLEQDNSVNE; translated from the coding sequence ATGCCAAAGCAATTCAATCTCACCGCCAAGCAGCGTCGTGTTGCGGAAATGATTGCACTTGGCGATCCTGACGATGGCTTTAGACCACTCACCAAGGTTGAAGTGTGCGAGAAAACGGGATGTCCACGCTCAACGTTGTACGAGTGGTTATCAAATAATGATGATTTTGTCGAGTATATCAATCACGTTGCTGACAAGGGCATGGAGTCAAGAGTTGGCGAGTATTATCGTCAACTAGACTTGCTCATATTCAATAACCCAAATGGTAAGGGACCAAGTGTTAAAGCGCTGGAACTGGCGCTGAAAGCATTGGGCAAATTGAAGGACAACGTTAAGTTAGATGCGACAGTTGACGAACACAAGTCGATATCTGATATGTCCAATGAAGAGTTGGACGAACTGAAACGTATGCTCGAACAAGACAACAGCGTTAATGAATAA
- a CDS encoding XkdF-like putative serine protease domain-containing protein has protein sequence MALVADFTKKDSKQHIVEGIAASSNLDRDKQIIDENFLKNNYKQWAEKYGNIRYLHQPRVVGKVLTCSDWDPVQKGFYITAKISDPDAWRQIEDGELNGFSIGIKNPVIVHDPQADRGRLIDGEVIETSIVDIPASYQADFQVIKSPVVATFDAELKEWKTVDQNDVIVAMLNDDDIDWINAMVDGFGIDDDDTAQFAKRYYSQKERNSMSEEDFAGPHRSFPIKDQEDVDNAARLIGHAKDPDAVKRRIIEIARRKGLKIPEAWKENANKTLDTSSGLQPYNLDGDDKKEEKTTVADENTPQVTSADSTKAAVDELRNVMEGMQTQLSEIRGVVEAMANQVDKDRDGDNDNLVRPEAQAANEIVEEPGKPVDSTGTNAPNAVEEANNDPLGLKNAIIEEVTKSVLAIMDEKFNTVTKSTVIDTDNIKGMIAGLQKSANELGEKLSQFNERLEVVENTAQPPKGITTTAVEKFANADTPDKTDESNLYAEAVKTVSAKYPNLSPALRKQRIDEEFAKLTGGNK, from the coding sequence GTGGCACTCGTAGCTGATTTCACAAAAAAGGACTCAAAACAACATATAGTTGAGGGTATAGCGGCATCCTCAAATCTAGACAGAGACAAACAAATTATTGATGAAAACTTCCTGAAGAACAACTACAAACAGTGGGCAGAAAAATACGGAAACATCAGGTATCTTCATCAACCGCGAGTTGTAGGGAAAGTTCTAACGTGTTCAGATTGGGATCCAGTCCAAAAAGGATTTTATATTACAGCTAAAATTTCCGATCCTGATGCGTGGCGACAAATAGAGGATGGAGAGTTAAATGGCTTTAGCATTGGTATCAAAAATCCTGTGATAGTTCATGATCCACAGGCTGATCGTGGACGATTGATAGACGGTGAAGTGATTGAGACATCAATTGTCGATATCCCCGCGTCGTATCAAGCGGATTTCCAAGTCATCAAATCTCCCGTTGTTGCCACGTTCGATGCAGAATTAAAGGAGTGGAAAACGGTAGATCAGAATGACGTAATTGTTGCTATGCTAAACGATGACGATATCGATTGGATTAATGCAATGGTTGATGGTTTCGGAATTGATGACGATGATACTGCGCAATTCGCAAAACGTTATTATAGTCAAAAGGAACGAAACTCGATGTCGGAAGAAGATTTCGCTGGGCCACATCGTTCGTTCCCCATTAAAGATCAAGAAGACGTAGACAATGCTGCTAGACTAATCGGTCATGCAAAAGATCCCGATGCAGTAAAACGTCGCATTATTGAGATTGCCCGTCGTAAAGGTTTAAAGATACCTGAAGCATGGAAAGAGAATGCCAATAAAACTCTGGACACTTCAAGTGGCTTACAACCTTATAACTTGGATGGTGATGATAAAAAGGAGGAAAAAACAACTGTGGCAGATGAAAATACCCCACAGGTAACATCGGCTGATTCCACTAAGGCAGCGGTTGACGAATTACGCAATGTCATGGAAGGCATGCAAACGCAACTTAGTGAGATTCGCGGTGTTGTCGAAGCAATGGCTAATCAAGTTGATAAAGATCGCGATGGAGATAACGACAATTTAGTTCGACCGGAAGCACAGGCTGCAAATGAAATTGTCGAGGAACCCGGAAAGCCAGTCGATTCAACAGGAACCAATGCACCAAACGCTGTTGAAGAAGCCAATAATGATCCACTTGGACTTAAAAATGCAATTATTGAAGAGGTTACTAAGTCCGTATTGGCAATTATGGACGAGAAATTTAATACCGTTACGAAGTCGACCGTTATTGATACAGATAATATAAAAGGCATGATTGCGGGATTACAAAAATCCGCAAATGAACTTGGCGAAAAGTTGAGTCAGTTTAATGAACGGCTCGAAGTGGTCGAGAATACTGCGCAACCGCCAAAGGGTATCACGACTACTGCGGTCGAGAAATTTGCTAACGCTGATACTCCGGACAAGACTGACGAGAGCAATTTGTATGCCGAGGCTGTTAAGACGGTATCCGCTAAATACCCCAACTTGAGTCCTGCCCTGAGAAAGCAACGTATTGATGAAGAATTCGCAAAATTAACTGGAGGTAATAAATAA
- a CDS encoding phage tail sheath protein, giving the protein MANAYTVDGVYNIDEQPPLQVQGISTGIWGIVGTFSKGPVNTPTHILSLDDLENIFGGADPSLTGYIGALSAIGQGASEFQVVRIVGSGATAASVTINDSESTSSEVFTATYNSVGTGGNSATITVSSGTKTGTFKLTIEDGDTSEVWDNLATTSTVTGATLLSSITSQIVTFSQPETPNTNLPVNGEYPLSGGANGSTPTVSDYVGTTSPNTGLQALSGTTPAVNIVFLANIACSDSNTVSALETFCENNKCMAAICGAQGNTITQAITETANIDSDRLVYCWPWQQMYVDDLQQTLTVAPTGHWVGLVATLYPHQSPGNKNLAYTSGPEFPVSSDDIQKAMDPSARVVPIGVTIPRGGIGCFSGQTLSQNANPQLRPVYRRRMDDFIVESVETSLGQYVDEPITTTTGGLLDQQQHTVSAFLDPLLGENNEAGEPMIQAYSVQCDTKNNPPSVTDNDMTIIDTRVQLFNMNRFLLFRTTIAAGVVTTTSSVSNS; this is encoded by the coding sequence ATGGCTAATGCTTATACAGTCGATGGAGTATATAACATCGATGAACAGCCACCCTTACAAGTACAAGGTATTTCAACCGGCATATGGGGAATTGTAGGTACTTTTAGCAAAGGCCCAGTCAATACACCTACCCATATCCTCTCTCTTGATGATTTGGAAAATATCTTTGGTGGTGCCGATCCAAGTCTTACAGGATACATTGGTGCATTATCGGCTATTGGACAAGGTGCCAGTGAGTTTCAAGTGGTTCGCATTGTTGGTTCTGGTGCTACTGCTGCAAGTGTAACCATCAACGACAGCGAATCTACGTCATCCGAAGTGTTTACCGCCACATATAATTCCGTTGGTACAGGTGGCAACTCCGCGACGATCACTGTTTCGTCCGGCACTAAAACAGGAACATTCAAATTGACTATTGAAGATGGCGATACGAGCGAAGTGTGGGATAACTTGGCCACAACTTCCACAGTTACAGGTGCAACGTTGCTGTCTTCCATTACATCGCAAATTGTGACATTCTCACAACCTGAAACGCCAAACACCAACCTACCTGTAAATGGCGAATATCCTCTATCCGGTGGCGCTAATGGAAGCACGCCAACAGTTTCCGATTATGTTGGTACAACAAGCCCGAATACAGGTTTGCAAGCATTATCTGGAACAACACCTGCCGTCAACATAGTTTTCTTGGCGAATATTGCTTGTTCCGATAGCAATACTGTATCAGCACTAGAAACATTTTGCGAAAATAATAAGTGTATGGCTGCAATATGCGGTGCTCAGGGCAATACAATTACTCAAGCTATCACTGAAACAGCCAATATCGACAGTGATCGTTTAGTGTATTGTTGGCCGTGGCAGCAGATGTATGTGGACGACTTACAACAAACACTGACGGTCGCTCCAACGGGACATTGGGTTGGACTTGTTGCAACGCTGTATCCTCATCAATCCCCTGGTAATAAAAATCTTGCATATACCTCTGGACCAGAATTTCCCGTTTCATCTGATGACATCCAGAAAGCAATGGACCCATCGGCTCGTGTTGTGCCAATCGGCGTAACAATTCCTCGCGGTGGTATCGGGTGTTTCTCTGGTCAAACATTGAGCCAAAACGCCAATCCACAACTTCGTCCAGTTTATCGTCGGCGTATGGACGATTTTATCGTGGAATCCGTCGAAACTTCGCTAGGTCAATATGTGGACGAACCAATTACGACGACTACTGGTGGCTTGCTCGACCAACAACAGCACACAGTGTCCGCGTTCTTAGACCCTCTTCTTGGGGAAAACAACGAAGCCGGAGAACCTATGATCCAGGCTTATAGTGTACAGTGCGATACAAAAAACAACCCTCCTTCTGTGACCGACAATGATATGACTATCATTGATACTCGTGTTCAATTATTCAATATGAACAGATTCCTCTTATTCCGCACAACGATTGCCGCCGGAGTTGTAACCACCACTTCTTCCGTATCCAATTCGTAA
- a CDS encoding phage tail tape measure protein — MAGMESAFELFVEIRAVDHYTSMFKQMAKLSEQYSKQFDATQKKMMQSKAMMAVGTGMAAVGAGMAAGLVKAAESAGKLQNAILGVSTAMKLTKQQQQELTNMSMTQGIQTAFSAVQTANLYKDMSQAGLTNSMIFNKSFSDEFIKFADARYVSTNGQENPDTSVSDAVGMAHTYQLYTVQQLKPFLNTLNAALMHTHTTIDQFANQFRYFSNTASHTGISANSALMDEMFLQRMGVGGNGRSLGSSFNDFLLRMTGNASAAAAKAMQTAGFIVNGHSAFTDAKGNFLGMQNAIKVMSDFNKRFGGNATTENSLLKTIFGIQGMRVAQSLISGKNGGAAEQYAIIQQQVNNSASVDSIQQQYNKSFFGQAKQAQTTFEDLAQVLGQQLLPLFTKILTVTNKITGALLKWSIAHPGLVKLAAITMTVVSAFLALSGTLMAMAGALRFINALGGFSAMLRVVGIAASGAMTSVLPLVAVSYLLYKAWTSNFGGIQQKTQKVLSWFKSQLPTITNGLNKVLMATGFEYTTEQMNRGPNGKQMGWTQTTKFQIPDWTKGLAAAIAAWKAVAVAIKLANSALGQFIIRMAVFAGRVALFVMWRSTIIAIRIATMAWSAAQWALNAAMDANPIGAIIGLIALLSTGIVLLITHWKNVIAWLQKAWQWYKNLGTNIQFVLDLLAPFIAIPAQIIAHWSGIGKFFDNIGNHIKNALHWLGLWNGSSASTPSTPSIPTGSMSTTSHSNVTVNVNGAGDPKTVATHVVKQLGNAAAINTRSNTYAPNKLAPSH, encoded by the coding sequence ATGGCCGGCATGGAATCGGCATTCGAATTATTTGTTGAGATACGTGCTGTCGATCATTACACATCGATGTTCAAACAAATGGCTAAATTGTCGGAACAGTATTCGAAACAATTCGATGCAACGCAAAAAAAGATGATGCAATCTAAGGCTATGATGGCAGTTGGTACTGGTATGGCTGCGGTTGGAGCTGGAATGGCTGCTGGACTGGTTAAAGCTGCGGAATCGGCTGGTAAATTGCAGAATGCCATTCTTGGCGTATCGACTGCAATGAAATTGACAAAACAACAACAGCAAGAACTGACCAACATGTCGATGACTCAAGGTATCCAAACTGCATTTAGTGCTGTTCAAACGGCAAATTTGTACAAGGATATGTCGCAGGCTGGACTCACAAACTCGATGATATTCAACAAATCATTCAGTGATGAGTTTATTAAATTTGCGGATGCTCGATATGTTTCCACTAACGGACAAGAAAATCCTGACACTAGTGTATCGGATGCAGTGGGAATGGCGCATACGTACCAATTGTACACGGTGCAGCAACTCAAGCCATTCCTCAATACTCTCAATGCTGCATTGATGCACACACATACCACTATCGATCAATTCGCCAACCAGTTCCGATATTTTTCAAACACGGCATCACATACGGGAATATCCGCAAACTCTGCGTTGATGGATGAAATGTTCTTGCAACGTATGGGTGTTGGCGGCAACGGCCGCTCGCTTGGTTCATCGTTCAATGATTTCTTGTTGCGCATGACTGGTAATGCAAGTGCTGCTGCGGCTAAGGCAATGCAAACGGCTGGATTCATAGTGAATGGTCATAGTGCATTTACAGATGCCAAGGGTAATTTTCTTGGTATGCAAAATGCGATAAAAGTGATGAGTGATTTCAATAAGCGATTTGGCGGGAATGCAACTACTGAAAACTCATTATTGAAAACGATATTCGGTATTCAAGGTATGCGTGTTGCACAAAGTTTGATATCGGGTAAAAATGGCGGAGCAGCAGAACAATACGCGATTATTCAACAACAAGTCAATAATTCTGCATCGGTCGATAGTATCCAACAACAGTACAACAAATCATTTTTCGGACAAGCGAAACAGGCGCAAACCACATTTGAAGATTTGGCTCAAGTGCTTGGACAACAATTATTACCGTTGTTCACGAAGATATTGACTGTGACAAACAAAATAACAGGCGCATTGCTCAAATGGTCAATCGCTCATCCTGGGCTGGTTAAACTTGCTGCAATTACTATGACCGTTGTATCAGCGTTTTTGGCGTTGAGTGGTACATTGATGGCTATGGCTGGTGCATTGAGATTTATTAATGCGCTAGGCGGATTCTCTGCAATGTTGCGTGTCGTAGGAATTGCTGCCAGTGGAGCTATGACCAGTGTTCTCCCTCTTGTCGCCGTGTCATATCTGTTGTACAAGGCTTGGACATCGAATTTTGGCGGCATACAACAGAAAACGCAAAAAGTGTTATCTTGGTTTAAATCCCAATTGCCAACCATTACTAATGGCTTAAATAAGGTGCTCATGGCTACAGGGTTCGAGTACACAACAGAGCAAATGAATCGTGGTCCAAATGGGAAGCAAATGGGATGGACGCAAACAACAAAATTTCAGATTCCTGATTGGACAAAGGGATTGGCTGCTGCTATTGCCGCGTGGAAGGCTGTAGCGGTTGCTATTAAATTGGCAAATTCAGCATTAGGGCAGTTCATCATTCGTATGGCAGTGTTTGCTGGTAGAGTTGCACTGTTTGTGATGTGGCGGTCAACTATTATCGCCATTCGTATCGCAACGATGGCTTGGTCTGCGGCACAATGGGCGTTAAATGCAGCTATGGATGCGAACCCTATTGGCGCTATCATCGGATTAATAGCGCTGCTAAGCACTGGTATAGTTTTACTGATTACACATTGGAAAAATGTTATTGCGTGGCTTCAAAAAGCGTGGCAATGGTATAAAAATCTCGGAACGAATATTCAATTTGTCCTCGATCTATTGGCTCCGTTTATTGCGATTCCAGCACAAATCATTGCGCATTGGTCTGGTATCGGGAAATTCTTCGACAATATTGGTAATCATATCAAAAACGCGCTTCATTGGCTTGGGCTGTGGAATGGATCATCGGCAAGCACACCATCAACTCCATCGATACCTACTGGATCAATGTCGACAACAAGCCACTCCAATGTGACCGTTAATGTAAATGGTGCTGGAGACCCAAAAACAGTGGCTACACATGTTGTTAAGCAATTAGGAAATGCTGCTGCAATCAACACGAGATCGAACACGTATGCACCAAACAAATTAGCGCCTAGCCATTGA
- a CDS encoding LysM peptidoglycan-binding domain-containing protein, producing the protein MLKLGNFTFSVDDYPTSIQMGGTSLTSIQQFPGGRKSVQLLGNFLDTISLQGTFMYQGAVSKMNKINDMWMKKQPVLLTAPGFSPRYVLITMFHPTYYNDYQIDYDISLEPIDSANSDAVIYSSSSAASSSSSSPSSVSSAQSDKVQQKYTVKSGDTLWGIAQKFYGDGSQYTKIVTANNIKNPSVIQVGTVLIIP; encoded by the coding sequence TTGCTCAAGCTAGGCAATTTCACTTTTTCAGTTGATGATTATCCAACCTCAATTCAAATGGGCGGCACATCATTAACATCCATTCAACAATTTCCTGGCGGACGAAAATCTGTTCAATTGCTAGGGAATTTTCTCGACACTATATCATTGCAGGGTACGTTCATGTATCAAGGTGCCGTATCAAAAATGAACAAAATTAATGACATGTGGATGAAAAAACAACCAGTGTTATTGACGGCGCCTGGATTTTCTCCTCGATACGTACTTATTACTATGTTCCATCCCACGTACTACAATGACTACCAAATTGATTATGATATATCGTTGGAGCCGATTGATAGTGCGAATTCTGACGCTGTTATATATTCTTCGTCATCGGCAGCATCATCTAGTTCCTCATCTCCCTCGTCTGTATCCTCCGCTCAATCAGATAAAGTACAGCAAAAATACACAGTCAAGTCGGGCGATACCTTATGGGGAATTGCGCAAAAATTCTATGGCGACGGTAGTCAATATACAAAAATAGTGACAGCTAACAATATTAAAAATCCATCGGTCATACAGGTTGGGACGGTGTTGATTATACCGTGA